In the genome of Homalodisca vitripennis isolate AUS2020 unplaced genomic scaffold, UT_GWSS_2.1 ScUCBcl_6809;HRSCAF=14192, whole genome shotgun sequence, one region contains:
- the LOC124373951 gene encoding UDP-glucosyltransferase 2-like: protein MYWGTIAIACLTVVLGCDGARILGLAPFSMRSHWIVMEPLFQKLAAVGHNVTVFSSFPQKTPLPNYKDIDFSHRMKPIVDTFTFDMIKTTLPSPWVATFFFNSSHGSSCKLLDEPEYKDLLRAKDNYDIIITEVFGNDCFRLLCVQAWNSDDFDYDRYHALLQSRPFPPNVVEIGGIHIKEKQPLAKDLQELLDNAKKGAIVMSFGSLVRTCTLPKHVIRMFMNVFSRIPQIVILKYEEDFPEAPKNVIMRKWLSQRDLIEHENVVAVIAHGGLSSTIEVVNFGKPMIGIPFFTDQFRNVKLVEEKGACIYLDIK from the exons ATGTATTGGGGAACAATTGCCATTGCCTGCCTGACAGTAGTATTGGGCTGTGATGGTGCACGTATCCTGGGATTGGCACCATTCTCCATGCGGAGTCATTGGATCGTGATGGAACCTCTCTTCCAGAAGCTGGCTGCCGTAGGACACAACGTCACCGTCTTCTCATCTTTCCCCCAGAAGACACCATTGCCCAACTACAAAGATATTGATTTCTCTCATAGAATGAAACCGATAGTAGATACATTTACTTTTGATATGATCAAAACGACTTTGCCAAGTCCATGGGTGGCAACATTTTTCTTTAACTCATCACATGGATCTAGTTGTAAGCTGCTAGATGAACCGGAATACAAGGACCTGCTGAGAGCAAAAGATAACTATGACATCATAATAACTGAAGTATTTGGAAATGACTGTTTTCGCTTATTATGCGTACAAGCTTGGAATTCCGATGATTTCGATTACGACCG TTATCATGCACTTTTACAAAGCAGACCTTTCCCTCCTAACGTTGTTGAAATTGGAGGAATCCATATTAAGGAGAAACAACCATTAGCGAAG gaTCTACAGGAACTTTTGGATAATGCAAAGAAAGGAGCTATTGTAATGAGTTTTGGATCATTGGTTCGCACATGTACTTTACCAAAACACGTAATAAGAATGTTCATGAACGTTTTCTCAAGAATACCACagattgttattttgaaatacgAAGAGGATTTTCCAGAGGCTCCAAAAAATGTGATAATGAGGAAGTGGTTGTCACAGAGAGATTTGATAG AGCATGAAAACGTCGTAGCTGTGATCGCACACGGAGGCCTATCAAGCACTATTGAGGTGGTGAATTTTGGCAAACCCATGATTGGAATTCCCTTCTTCACAGACCAGTTTCGCAATGTTAAATTGGTAGAAGAGAAAGGCGCTTGTATCTATCTTGACATAAAATGA